TGCCTTGCCGGGATGAACGCCAATGCCGATCACCAGCTCGTCGGCGAGCCGGCAGGCGTGGCGGATGACGTCCAGGTGGCCATTGGTCACCGGATCGAAAGAGCCCGTATAGAGCGCAATGCGTCTGGTCATGGATGATCGCTTAACGAAGCGGGCCGCCCGACGCAAGGGAACCATGCCCTGCATGCGTTGCGCTTCGCGCCCGGCATCGAAACAATGCGCGCCGAAGGAGACACCCGATGTCGCAGACCGATGAAACCCGCATCACCCAATGGCTGAGCGAGCAGCGCCAGGCGATGCTCGACCTCTTGCGCGATGTGGTCGACACCGATTCAGGTTCCTACGACAAGGCCGGCGTGGACGCGGTCGGCGCCCATTTCGAGCGCTTTCTGGCGAACCATGAGATCGAGACCTGGCGTGAGCCCCATGGCATCTTCGGCGACGCCATCCATGCCAAGGTCGGCGAGCCCGGCGCCAATGAAAAGCCGATCCTGCTGATGGGCCATCGCGACACGGTGTTCCCCAAGGGCGAGGCCGGCCGCCGGCCGTTCACCATCGAGGGCACCAGGGCTTATGGGCCGGGGGTCTCCGACATGAAATCCGGCATCGTGATGAACCTGTTCGTCGCCGCCGCCTTCAGGAAGTTCGGCGGCGCGCCCTGCCCGATCAAGATCCTGATCACCTCGGACGAGGAGATCGCCTCGCCGTCGTCCCGGCCGGTGATCGAGCGCGAAGGCCGCGCCGCCCGCGCGGTCTATAATTCCGAGCCCGGACGGCCGACCGGCAATGTCACCACCGGCCGCAAGGGCGGCGTCTTCATGCGCTTCGAAGTGGCTGGAAAAGCGGCCCACTCCGGAGGCAATTTCACCAGCGGTATCAGTGCGATCGGCGAACTTGCTCACAAGATCGTTGCGATCCATGCGCTGACCGATCTCGCCAAGGGCATCACGCTGAATGTCGGCCTGATCTCCGGCGGCCAGTCGGTCAACACCACGGCGCCCCATGCCGAGGGCCAGATCGACATGCGCTATATCGATCCGGCCGACCGCAAGCGGACGCTGGAGGCGATCGAGAAGATCATTGCCGGCTCCACCGTTCCGGGCACGACCGCCAAGCTGCACATCAACGGCGAATTCCTGCCGGTGGTCCAGACCGAGGCCTCGAAGGCGATCTTCATCGCCTACCAGGCCTCGGCGAAAGATGCCGGGCTCACCGTCGATGGCGAATTCTCCGGCGGCTGCGCCGATTCGGGCTTCACCGCTTCGGTCGGCACGCCGACCATTTGTGGCGTCGGGCCGGTCGGCGGCAATGCCCACACGGTCGAGGAATATATGGAGGTCGACACCATGGTGCCGCGCGCCCAGGCGCTGGCCCTGTCGATCCTGCGCACCAGGGTCGACTGAGGCGTAAGCCGACCGAAGCCCTCGGGGGCGATCACTCCGCCGGCCGGGACGCCGGTCCCGGCAGCAGGAACAGGGCAGCGGCGACCCCGCCCAGGGATGCCGCCGCGGCCAGCAGAAAGGCGGCTGGGAACCCCTTGGCGGTCTCGGCCGCGCCAAGCGCCGCGATGCCGAGAGCGAAACCCGCCTGGCGCAGCACGACAGTGACCGCGGAGGCCATTCCCGCCTGCGACGGCGGCGCCAAGGTGACCACGACGGCCGACAGCTGCGAATGGACCATCGCCGTGCCCAAGCCGATCAGCACCATGCCGACCAGCGCCAGCCCGAACGGGACAAGGTCGAACCGGGTCACGTCCAGGAGCCCGGGCGCGAAGCCTGCGCCGGCTCCCGCGCCCAGCGATGTCCAGGCCAGGACGAGGTCACCGGCGACGACAGCCGCGAGCCCGGTCGCGAACAGCCGGGGCCAGCCCCAGCGGATGACGAGCCGGCCCGCCATCGGCGGCAGGACCAGCATCGGCAGCGTCGCCGCCAGCAGCGCGAACCCGACCTGCTCCGGCGTCAGGCCGAAGCCGGTGCGCAGGAACAGCGGCAGATAGACCAGCACGGCCCAGTAGCCGACCGACAGTGAGAGCAGAAGGATGGCGACGCCCGCCATGGCCGGACGGGCGAACAGGTCCGGGTCGAGCAAAGGCCGCGGCAGCCGTCGCTGGCGCGTGATGAAGAGGGCGCCGAGGGTGGCGCTCGCCAGCAATCCGGCGAACAGAACCGCGGGTGCCCGGGCACCTTGCAGCAGCGCCACGATGGCGACGCCGAGCGCCGCGGTCAGTTGGAGGATGCCGACGGGATCGAGAGGCGGGCCGCCGGCGTCGCGGGTTTCCCGGATGAGCCGCGGCACAGCGACCGCGATCATCAGGCCGATCGGCAGGTTGGCCAGGAAGATCCACCGCCACCCGAACCAGGCTCCGACCAGGCCGCCGAGCGTCGGCCCGAGCGCCATGGCCATGCCGGAGACGACGCCCATCAGGCCGAAGGCCCTTGCCCGCTCCGTCGGCTCGGCATAGAGGCCGGCGATCAGCGCGATCGCCCCGGTGACCACGAAGGCAGCCCCCGCGCCCTGCACGCCACGCGCGATCCACAGCGAGGGACCATTCCAGGCGAGGCCGCATCCAAGCGAGCCCAGGGCGAACAGGGCATTGCCATGGAGCATGGCCAGGCGCCGGCCATGCCGGTCGGCAAGCGCGCCGGCCGCCAGAAGCAGGGCGGTGAAGGCCAGGCTATAGGCGTCCATCACCCAGGCGAAGCCGGCCGAACCGAAGCCGAGCTCGGCGCCGATCGAGGGCATCACCACCACCACCGCGGTGACGTCGAGCTGGGTCAGGAAGACGGCGAGGCTGAGGGCCAGGGCCGGCGCCAGGCGTCGGGCGCCCGCCGCCGCCGCCGGGGCGCGGAGCGCATGGGATCTGAACATCGGGAACCTCGCGCGATGGGAATTGCGCCAAGCCTCGCCGGTCGGGCCGGCGCGGGCGAGCGCCAAGAGTTCACATCGTCATGAATCTGCTTCATGTTGCTCGGATGCGGTCACTCCCCCCATTCGACGCCCTGGTCGCCTTCGACACCACGCTCCGCCATCGCAGCATGACGCTGGCGGCGGCGGAACTCGGCATCACCCAAAGCGCCATCAGTCACCGCCTGCGCCGGCTCGAAAGCTTCATCGGCGCGCCCTTGCTCAGCCGGACGAGCGCCGGGCTCTATGCCACGCCGACGGGGGCCGCACTCGCCGCCGGCCTCGCCGACCTGCTCGACGGGCTCGCCGACCTCCGCGCACGCTGCCGCGTCGCCTCGGCTCCCGCCGGGCTGCGGGTCGGGGTCGGCGCGGCGCTCGCCGACAATTGGCTGGTCCGCCGCCTGCCTGGCTTCGCCCAGACTTATCCCGCCATTGCGGTGGAGCTGAGCATCGTCGAGACGGCGGCCCAGGCCGGCGCGCCCGATGTCGACGTCCAGGTTCTGTGGCTGCCGGCGGCGACCGCGCGGGCCGCCTCGACCCAGCGACTGCTGTTCCAGGAACAGGTGTTTCCGGTCTGTCACCCCGGCCTGCTGCCCGATGGCCCTCTGGTCGATCCCGCCGGCCTTGCCCGCCTGCCGCTGCTGCACAAGGGACCGGCCGGCCGGCCGGGTGGCGCGGAATGGTCCTGGTCCGCCTGGTTCGAGCGGCTCGGTATCGCCGGCCCCCCGCCCGCAGGCCTTCGGTTCGGCACGGTCGGCACGGCGATCGCCGCCGCCCTGCAGGGCGCCGGCGTGGTTCTCGCCCGCTCGCTGCTGGTCCACGACGCGCTCGCCGAAGGCCGTCTGGTGCGTGTCCTGCCGGAGAGCTGGGACATGGCCTCGAGCAAGGCCCATCTGGTGCGCTGGCCGGGCGCGCTCACCGGCGACCCGCGTGTGCGCCAATTCGTGACCTGGCTCACCGCCGAGGCGGACCGAACGGTTGCTTCGTGACGGCACGGCCGGGGGCGAACCCTCCCCCACGAAGACGTGGGCGAGGGTTGATGCGCGGCGCCTCGGCGAAGCCCGGGCGATCAGGCCTCGGGCGTGCCTTCGGGCGCCTCGCCATTGGCCTCCGGCGCCTCGCCATTGCCTTCGGCTTCGCCGTCCAGGGCCTCGTCGTCGCCCTCGTCGGTGATCCGTTCCACCGACACGACCTTCTCGGTCTCGTGGGTGTCGAAGACGATCACGCCCTGGGTCGAGCGGCCGGCCACGCGGATGCCGTCGACCGGGCAGCGGATCAACTGTCCGCCATCGGTGACCAGCATGATCTGATCCTTGTCCTCCACCGGGAAGGAGGCGATCAGGCGGCCGTTGCGTTCGTTCACCACCATGGCGACGATACCTTTGCCGCCGCGGCCGGTGATGCGGTACTCGAAGGTCGAGGTGCGCTTGCCGTAGCCGTTCTCGGAGAGCGTCAGCACCACCTGCTCGGCCGCCGACATCTCGGCATAACGCTCCGACGACAGCTCGCCGGTGCCGGCGGCTTCCTCGTCGTCGCCGCCTTCCTCGCCGGTCACCGCCCGGCGCATCTTGAGATAGGCGGAGCGCTCTTCGGAGGTCGCCTCGAAATGGTGCAGGATCGCCATCGAGATGATGCGGTCGCCCTCGGCCAGCGAAATGCCGCGCACACCCATGGAATCGCGGCCCTTGAAGACGCGCACCTCGTCGACGGGGAAGCGGATGCACTGGCCGCCATCGGTGGTCAGCAGCACGTCGTCATGCTCGGAACAGACCGCGACATTGACGATCGCCTCGCCCTCGTCGAGCTTCATGGCGATCTTGCCGTTGCGGTTGACCTGGACGAAGTCGGACAGCTTGTTGCGCCGGACCGTGCCGCGGGTCGTGGCGAACATGGCGTCGAGCGTATCCCAGGTGGTCTCGTCCTCCGGCAGCGGCAGGATCGTGGTGATCCGCTCGTCCTGTTCGAGGGGCAGGATGTTGACGAAGGCCTTGCCGCGCGCCTGCGGCGCTGCCAGCGGCAGCCGCCAGACCTTCAGCTTGTAGACCTGGCCCTTCGACGAGAAGAACAGCATGGGCGTGTGGGTATTGGCCACGAACAGCCGGGTGACGAAATCTTCGTCCTTGGTCTGCATGCCCGAGCGGCCCTTGCCGCCGCGGCGCTGGGCCCGGTAGGTCGACAGCGGCA
This portion of the Phreatobacter stygius genome encodes:
- a CDS encoding MFS transporter, whose product is MFRSHALRAPAAAAGARRLAPALALSLAVFLTQLDVTAVVVVMPSIGAELGFGSAGFAWVMDAYSLAFTALLLAAGALADRHGRRLAMLHGNALFALGSLGCGLAWNGPSLWIARGVQGAGAAFVVTGAIALIAGLYAEPTERARAFGLMGVVSGMAMALGPTLGGLVGAWFGWRWIFLANLPIGLMIAVAVPRLIRETRDAGGPPLDPVGILQLTAALGVAIVALLQGARAPAVLFAGLLASATLGALFITRQRRLPRPLLDPDLFARPAMAGVAILLLSLSVGYWAVLVYLPLFLRTGFGLTPEQVGFALLAATLPMLVLPPMAGRLVIRWGWPRLFATGLAAVVAGDLVLAWTSLGAGAGAGFAPGLLDVTRFDLVPFGLALVGMVLIGLGTAMVHSQLSAVVVTLAPPSQAGMASAVTVVLRQAGFALGIAALGAAETAKGFPAAFLLAAAASLGGVAAALFLLPGPASRPAE
- a CDS encoding M20 family metallopeptidase, with protein sequence MSQTDETRITQWLSEQRQAMLDLLRDVVDTDSGSYDKAGVDAVGAHFERFLANHEIETWREPHGIFGDAIHAKVGEPGANEKPILLMGHRDTVFPKGEAGRRPFTIEGTRAYGPGVSDMKSGIVMNLFVAAAFRKFGGAPCPIKILITSDEEIASPSSRPVIEREGRAARAVYNSEPGRPTGNVTTGRKGGVFMRFEVAGKAAHSGGNFTSGISAIGELAHKIVAIHALTDLAKGITLNVGLISGGQSVNTTAPHAEGQIDMRYIDPADRKRTLEAIEKIIAGSTVPGTTAKLHINGEFLPVVQTEASKAIFIAYQASAKDAGLTVDGEFSGGCADSGFTASVGTPTICGVGPVGGNAHTVEEYMEVDTMVPRAQALALSILRTRVD
- a CDS encoding LysR substrate-binding domain-containing protein produces the protein MRSLPPFDALVAFDTTLRHRSMTLAAAELGITQSAISHRLRRLESFIGAPLLSRTSAGLYATPTGAALAAGLADLLDGLADLRARCRVASAPAGLRVGVGAALADNWLVRRLPGFAQTYPAIAVELSIVETAAQAGAPDVDVQVLWLPAATARAASTQRLLFQEQVFPVCHPGLLPDGPLVDPAGLARLPLLHKGPAGRPGGAEWSWSAWFERLGIAGPPPAGLRFGTVGTAIAAALQGAGVVLARSLLVHDALAEGRLVRVLPESWDMASSKAHLVRWPGALTGDPRVRQFVTWLTAEADRTVAS